A genomic region of Gemmata massiliana contains the following coding sequences:
- a CDS encoding M90 metallopeptidase family protein, giving the protein MRYRALFALLAVTCVLASASAQPKVAAPPDAVFDKYRAADKEAARKFYKKHIDMNGLSILAAQEVADEALVRTHHIVTHMLAGRPDVLEAMAKHGTRLIIIGKDQVYTDMPEYRNTPNPAYMNERVRGTGGLGVTSFGEENLLNLAGDRYDDESIGVHEFLHTIDAALGRVDVGWRNRLGETYKGAVEKGLWKNTYAASNPAEYWAEIAQCYFDCNRVNNWNHGPIATREQLKQHDPDGYELVRKTMNLKPENDWRYAPVRKQPSVIAPPARFKFDGYYTKFTFAREFPVLGSKHVSDAALLAANDTVRKMFAYRHDILKAMITDGARLVVLGRTEKLSDLPEFAGAKNKTELDLVRYLDYSPALKLMVVPEESVLNTADEPFAGKCMMVSVFAKGLYHVTATRPVDPEFENRREKQQYELRVKRLDSEFDKRVAKLFDAAKEKKLWKGTAAARDRVEYWAAGVEAYFDAVGTGVAPNGADRPITTREMLKAYDPELFALVDETMAYKERVDWRVKR; this is encoded by the coding sequence ATGCGTTACCGCGCGCTATTCGCGCTTCTCGCCGTCACCTGCGTTCTCGCCTCCGCCTCGGCCCAGCCCAAGGTGGCGGCGCCGCCGGACGCGGTGTTCGACAAGTACCGCGCGGCCGACAAAGAGGCCGCCCGCAAGTTCTACAAGAAGCACATCGACATGAACGGGCTGTCGATACTCGCGGCGCAGGAGGTCGCGGACGAGGCGCTCGTGCGCACGCACCACATCGTCACGCACATGCTCGCGGGGCGCCCGGACGTGCTGGAAGCGATGGCGAAGCACGGCACGCGGCTCATCATCATCGGCAAGGACCAGGTCTACACCGACATGCCGGAGTACCGGAACACCCCGAACCCGGCGTACATGAACGAGCGCGTGCGCGGGACCGGCGGGCTGGGGGTCACGAGCTTCGGCGAGGAGAACCTGCTGAACCTCGCGGGCGACCGGTACGACGACGAGAGCATCGGCGTTCACGAGTTCCTGCACACCATTGATGCGGCCCTCGGGCGCGTCGATGTGGGCTGGCGCAACCGCCTGGGCGAAACATACAAGGGGGCTGTGGAGAAGGGTTTGTGGAAGAACACCTACGCGGCCTCGAACCCGGCGGAATACTGGGCCGAGATCGCGCAGTGTTACTTCGACTGCAACCGCGTGAACAACTGGAACCACGGCCCGATCGCGACGCGCGAGCAACTGAAGCAGCACGACCCCGACGGCTACGAACTCGTGCGGAAGACGATGAACCTGAAGCCGGAGAACGACTGGCGGTACGCGCCGGTGCGCAAACAGCCGAGCGTGATTGCCCCGCCCGCGCGGTTCAAGTTCGACGGTTACTACACCAAGTTCACGTTCGCCCGCGAGTTCCCGGTGCTGGGGTCGAAGCACGTGAGTGATGCGGCTCTACTCGCGGCGAACGATACCGTGCGCAAGATGTTCGCGTACCGGCACGACATCCTGAAAGCGATGATCACAGACGGTGCGCGACTCGTGGTCCTCGGCCGCACAGAAAAGCTGAGTGATCTACCCGAGTTCGCCGGCGCAAAGAACAAGACCGAACTCGATCTCGTGCGGTATCTCGACTACTCGCCGGCGCTGAAGCTGATGGTCGTTCCCGAGGAAAGCGTGCTCAACACGGCCGATGAGCCGTTCGCCGGGAAGTGCATGATGGTGAGCGTGTTCGCGAAGGGGCTGTATCACGTGACCGCGACGCGCCCGGTGGACCCGGAGTTCGAGAACCGGCGCGAGAAGCAGCAATACGAACTGCGCGTAAAGCGCCTGGACTCTGAGTTCGACAAGCGAGTTGCCAAGTTGTTCGACGCGGCCAAGGAAAAGAAACTGTGGAAGGGGACGGCGGCCGCACGCGACCGCGTCGAGTATTGGGCCGCGGGCGTGGAGGCGTACTTCGACGCGGTCGGCACCGGCGTCGCTCCGAACGGGGCCGATCGGCCCATCACGACGCGCGAGATGCTGAAGGCTTACGACCCCGAACTGTTCGCGCTGGTGGACGAGACGATGGCCTACAAGGAGCGCGTCGACTGGCGGGTGAAGCGGTAA
- a CDS encoding GNAT family N-acetyltransferase, with the protein MSRFDVSPAAPHELLPACRILFARTPGAERDRAAEHCHDRLLSDGEASTIFVARENGRLRAAALVQTLPGALGIALPPRGQSRQLEDAVTVAACAWLRARGVKVCQAFAMADERDEMAPLERNGFKHTTQLVFLKHTGTRTKSPAQPSSRLTFAFRAPPLVGDMRGTLLATHLDSLDCPELNRPRTADEIAEGFTEALHSEWYLATRGNEHVGLAIVEPGAEGAIELTYLGIEPGLRGRGFGSELLNFIVTSVGYSGPLNVSVDARNLPAMRLYARHGFVEYDRREVWLASWGA; encoded by the coding sequence ATGTCGCGTTTCGACGTGTCCCCGGCCGCGCCGCACGAATTGTTGCCCGCGTGCCGGATTCTGTTCGCACGCACACCCGGTGCCGAACGCGACCGGGCCGCGGAGCACTGCCACGATCGGCTCCTTTCCGACGGCGAAGCTTCGACCATTTTTGTGGCAAGAGAGAATGGGCGCCTGCGGGCCGCGGCCCTTGTTCAAACGCTGCCGGGGGCGCTCGGAATCGCGCTACCTCCGCGCGGTCAGTCCCGACAACTCGAAGATGCGGTAACTGTGGCCGCGTGTGCGTGGCTACGGGCACGCGGGGTGAAAGTGTGTCAGGCGTTTGCGATGGCTGATGAACGCGACGAAATGGCGCCACTCGAACGCAACGGTTTCAAGCACACCACGCAGTTGGTGTTCTTAAAGCACACCGGTACCCGAACGAAAAGTCCGGCGCAACCATCCTCTCGGCTGACGTTCGCGTTCCGTGCGCCGCCGCTCGTCGGTGACATGCGCGGTACGCTTCTTGCCACACACTTGGACAGCCTCGACTGCCCCGAATTGAACCGCCCGCGGACCGCGGACGAAATCGCAGAGGGGTTCACCGAAGCGCTTCATTCCGAGTGGTACCTCGCGACGCGAGGCAACGAGCACGTCGGTTTGGCGATCGTCGAGCCGGGTGCGGAGGGGGCTATTGAGCTGACGTACCTGGGAATCGAACCCGGACTGCGCGGGCGCGGATTCGGTTCGGAATTATTGAACTTTATCGTCACCTCGGTCGGGTACTCAGGCCCGCTGAATGTGTCCGTAGACGCACGCAATTTACCAGCTATGCGCCTCTACGCGCGCCACGGGTTCGTCGAGTACGATCGGCGCGAGGTTTGGCTCGCGTCGTGGGGCGCGTAA
- a CDS encoding SGNH/GDSL hydrolase family protein, with translation MVRLLASAAFVSVFAVGLAPTHPTLQAADPQPTSAAREGVAKDFFFKPNDRIVFLGDSITAQYQYSTYIELYLTTRMPKGNFTFINAGIGGDTANGGANRFQTHVLAEKPTAITINFGMNDGGYGAFNPQANKVFVEKTGAMLDLANKAGARVALLSPNAVDRRNKSNGKQYVETQKEFYAPLKDLATKHKVSFVDQYAITRAATDKMEVDDPMAKKAVPYYDGFHTSPPGGMLMAHAILTGLHAPVLVSDVSVDVKSSQAAGKGCKVDGLEVTPTSVTFTRTDDALPLPVQKDWLPMLPYTNELKDLNYYGLTVQGLKDGDYTVSIGGTAVGKFSAAELGKGVNLGNATTGPVWEQSNKVLQAINAKNNMVAQRFFGVVMFNAPDWLADVATERKPAELKKRMDKIDAAQAEIYKLAAPVARKFEIKPAQ, from the coding sequence ATGGTTCGCTTGCTCGCTTCGGCCGCATTTGTGTCTGTGTTCGCTGTCGGACTCGCACCCACTCACCCCACACTTCAAGCCGCTGATCCTCAACCGACCTCGGCGGCGCGAGAGGGAGTGGCAAAGGACTTCTTCTTCAAACCGAACGACCGCATCGTCTTCCTCGGTGACAGCATCACCGCGCAGTACCAGTATTCGACGTACATCGAGCTGTACCTGACGACGCGGATGCCGAAGGGGAACTTCACGTTCATCAACGCGGGGATCGGTGGCGACACCGCTAACGGTGGCGCGAACCGGTTTCAAACGCACGTTCTCGCCGAGAAGCCCACCGCCATCACGATCAACTTCGGCATGAACGACGGCGGGTACGGCGCGTTCAATCCGCAGGCGAACAAGGTGTTCGTCGAGAAGACCGGGGCCATGCTCGACCTGGCGAACAAGGCCGGGGCGCGGGTCGCGCTGCTCTCGCCCAACGCGGTGGACCGCCGCAACAAGAGCAACGGCAAACAGTACGTCGAGACGCAGAAGGAGTTTTACGCGCCGCTCAAGGATCTCGCGACCAAGCACAAGGTGAGCTTCGTCGACCAGTACGCGATCACGCGCGCCGCAACCGACAAAATGGAAGTCGATGACCCGATGGCGAAAAAGGCCGTGCCGTACTACGACGGGTTCCACACTTCCCCTCCGGGCGGGATGCTGATGGCCCACGCGATCCTCACCGGGCTGCACGCGCCGGTACTGGTCAGCGACGTTTCCGTGGACGTGAAGAGCTCGCAAGCGGCCGGTAAGGGGTGCAAAGTGGACGGCCTGGAAGTCACGCCCACGAGCGTGACCTTTACGCGCACCGACGACGCCCTGCCACTCCCGGTCCAGAAGGACTGGCTCCCGATGCTGCCGTACACGAATGAGCTGAAAGACCTGAACTACTACGGCCTGACCGTGCAAGGTTTGAAAGACGGCGACTACACCGTGAGCATCGGCGGTACCGCGGTGGGCAAGTTCTCCGCGGCGGAACTGGGCAAGGGTGTGAACCTCGGTAACGCCACCACCGGACCGGTGTGGGAGCAGAGCAACAAGGTGCTCCAGGCGATCAACGCGAAGAACAACATGGTCGCGCAGCGGTTCTTCGGCGTGGTGATGTTCAACGCCCCGGACTGGCTCGCGGACGTGGCCACCGAGCGCAAGCCTGCGGAGCTGAAGAAGCGGATGGACAAGATCGACGCGGCCCAGGCCGAGATCTACAAACTCGCCGCGCCCGTCGCTCGCAAGTTCGAGATCAAGCCCGCTCAGTGA
- a CDS encoding class I SAM-dependent methyltransferase codes for MDIRNYNRAAWDHQVATGNRWTVPVGPEVIAAARRGEWSIVLTPTKPVPRGWFPPLKGLDVLCLASGGGQQGPILAAAGANVTVFDNSPAQLARDQEVATRDGLALTTVEGDMRDLSAFPDATFGLIFHACSNGFVPDIRPVWREAARVLRPGGVLLAGFVNPVLCLFDDAKMQTGEFVVRHRIPYSDLTSITDEERRRYTDNNEPLCFGHTLADQIGGQLEAGFLLAGFYEDGGEGWKLSEYISCFAATRAIRA; via the coding sequence ATGGACATTCGCAACTACAACCGCGCGGCCTGGGACCATCAGGTCGCTACGGGAAACCGGTGGACCGTTCCGGTCGGGCCGGAGGTGATTGCCGCCGCGCGTCGGGGTGAGTGGTCCATCGTTCTCACACCGACCAAGCCTGTTCCTCGCGGCTGGTTCCCGCCGCTTAAAGGGCTGGACGTGTTGTGTCTGGCTTCTGGTGGTGGGCAACAGGGTCCGATCCTGGCCGCGGCCGGTGCGAACGTGACAGTGTTCGACAATTCTCCGGCTCAACTCGCACGCGATCAAGAAGTGGCTACCCGCGACGGGCTGGCACTCACGACCGTCGAAGGCGATATGCGGGATCTGTCCGCATTCCCGGACGCGACCTTCGGCCTGATCTTCCACGCCTGCTCGAACGGTTTCGTCCCGGACATTCGCCCGGTGTGGCGCGAAGCAGCGCGCGTCCTGCGCCCGGGTGGAGTTCTACTCGCGGGTTTTGTGAACCCAGTCCTGTGTCTGTTCGATGACGCGAAGATGCAGACCGGTGAGTTCGTGGTTCGGCACCGGATTCCGTACTCGGACCTCACCAGCATCACGGACGAAGAGCGTCGCCGGTACACGGATAACAACGAGCCGCTCTGCTTCGGGCACACGCTCGCAGATCAGATCGGTGGTCAGCTCGAAGCCGGGTTCCTGCTCGCCGGGTTCTACGAAGACGGTGGCGAGGGCTGGAAATTATCGGAATACATTTCTTGCTTCGCGGCGACCCGCGCGATCCGGGCTTGA
- the thyX gene encoding FAD-dependent thymidylate synthase, whose product MVVPIPHPTVSPVDTGIRVITEPSVYVLGKQTVDDAELDRFLADHGVSWESDSEVAGEVLTETAGRVCYMSFAKPRPGGNAAYLTHIKEVGHGSVLEHAVWNLLLTGVSRSLTHELVRHRAGFGFSQLSQRYVDESVAEYVEPDIIANDPELHAIWLETVKQSHAAYVKLAEALNTKLADPAAATAAMLPANADRTTRRKTARQAARSVLPNATETKIFITANARALRHFFEQRGSAFAEPEIRKLAGAILDVLQKDAPNLFGDYQKVPLPDGTFELTTQFKKV is encoded by the coding sequence ATGGTTGTGCCTATTCCTCACCCAACAGTTTCTCCTGTGGATACCGGTATCCGCGTCATCACAGAGCCTTCGGTGTACGTGCTCGGCAAGCAAACCGTGGACGACGCCGAACTCGACCGCTTCCTCGCGGACCACGGCGTGAGCTGGGAGAGCGACAGCGAGGTCGCCGGTGAAGTGCTCACCGAAACGGCCGGGCGCGTGTGTTACATGAGCTTCGCCAAACCCCGCCCGGGCGGGAACGCGGCGTACCTCACGCACATCAAGGAAGTCGGCCATGGCAGCGTGCTCGAACACGCCGTTTGGAACCTGCTCCTCACTGGCGTGTCGCGCTCGCTCACGCACGAACTGGTGCGGCACCGCGCGGGGTTCGGGTTCTCGCAACTCTCGCAGCGCTACGTCGATGAGTCGGTGGCCGAGTACGTGGAACCGGACATCATCGCGAACGACCCCGAGTTGCACGCGATCTGGCTCGAAACCGTGAAACAGTCGCACGCGGCCTACGTCAAACTGGCCGAAGCACTGAACACGAAATTGGCAGATCCCGCAGCAGCAACAGCAGCGATGCTCCCAGCCAATGCGGACCGCACCACCCGGCGCAAGACCGCGCGTCAGGCCGCACGCAGCGTGTTGCCGAACGCGACCGAGACGAAGATTTTCATCACCGCCAACGCCCGTGCGCTGCGGCACTTCTTCGAGCAGCGCGGGTCCGCATTCGCAGAACCCGAGATCCGCAAGCTCGCGGGAGCGATCCTCGACGTGCTCCAGAAGGACGCACCGAACCTCTTTGGCGACTACCAAAAGGTTCCGCTGCCCGACGGTACTTTTGAACTCACCACGCAGTTCAAGAAAGTCTGA
- a CDS encoding chromosomal replication initiator protein DnaA → MPPRLATRDLAYQAAPVSVPVAPVRSGPSVKALADAVSARVGATRFNLWFQGHATFVPHGDRVIVAARNQHTQEWLEHTFGAAVRSAVAEVYGSDTALRWTVEGVFSEETQNTEPEAPSEDKKSEKRGAEAARREDKKVAAASASDPALRASHSAVPQVDLFGDPVAQPKPKVKRPDPEAEALARPMASQRTGRRWKSLADFVSGPCNRVAHASGLSVVEEPGQGANPLVIHGPVGTGKTHLLEGIFAGLKRQSDQRPCYVTAEEFTTRFVQASRLGKMSAFRRQFRECTTLLLDDLHFLATKKATQEEFLHTFDALVADGRQVVVTTDCHPRLADELMPELLDRLLGGAVWGLLPPDPETRLEILRKKSCGAGPAIPDAVLKTLANTLRGNVRELEGAVNSLRHYAKVTGRPADMATAREALGDLLRHAVRVVTVADVDAAVCTTLRLAAGTLQSKARTWAVSHPRMVAIYLARKHTAATYGEVSKHFGAKTHSTAVAAEKKVREWVEKNASVAIGDREWPVKELIDRIERELQR, encoded by the coding sequence GTGCCACCCCGACTCGCTACTCGCGATCTCGCTTACCAAGCCGCGCCCGTGTCGGTTCCGGTCGCCCCCGTGCGGTCCGGTCCGTCCGTGAAGGCTCTGGCCGATGCGGTTTCGGCCCGCGTCGGAGCCACGCGCTTCAACTTGTGGTTCCAGGGACACGCGACGTTTGTCCCGCACGGCGATCGCGTGATTGTTGCCGCCCGGAACCAGCACACGCAAGAGTGGCTCGAACACACGTTCGGCGCCGCGGTGCGGTCCGCGGTCGCGGAGGTGTATGGCTCGGACACGGCTCTGCGTTGGACCGTGGAAGGCGTCTTCTCTGAAGAAACGCAGAACACGGAACCCGAAGCGCCGAGCGAAGACAAAAAGAGCGAGAAGCGGGGCGCTGAGGCGGCTCGGCGCGAAGACAAGAAAGTCGCCGCCGCTTCTGCTTCCGACCCCGCGCTCCGCGCTTCGCACTCCGCGGTTCCCCAAGTCGACCTGTTCGGCGACCCGGTTGCCCAACCGAAGCCGAAGGTGAAGCGCCCCGACCCGGAAGCAGAAGCACTCGCTCGGCCGATGGCGTCCCAGCGCACCGGGCGCCGGTGGAAGTCGCTCGCGGACTTCGTGAGCGGGCCGTGCAATCGCGTCGCACACGCTTCCGGACTCAGCGTGGTCGAGGAACCCGGGCAGGGTGCGAACCCGCTCGTGATCCACGGCCCGGTCGGGACCGGGAAGACACACCTGCTCGAAGGCATCTTTGCGGGGTTGAAGCGGCAGAGCGACCAGCGCCCGTGCTACGTCACCGCGGAAGAATTCACCACGCGGTTCGTGCAGGCGTCGCGCCTCGGGAAGATGTCTGCGTTCCGGCGCCAGTTCCGCGAATGCACCACGCTGCTCCTCGACGATCTTCATTTCCTCGCGACCAAGAAGGCCACGCAGGAAGAGTTCCTCCACACGTTCGATGCGCTCGTGGCGGACGGGCGGCAGGTTGTGGTCACGACGGACTGCCACCCGCGGTTGGCCGACGAACTGATGCCCGAACTGCTCGACCGGCTCCTCGGCGGCGCGGTGTGGGGTCTGCTCCCCCCGGACCCAGAAACGCGCCTCGAAATCCTCCGGAAGAAGTCGTGCGGCGCGGGGCCGGCGATCCCGGACGCGGTACTGAAGACCCTCGCGAACACGCTCCGCGGAAATGTGCGCGAACTCGAAGGCGCGGTGAACAGCCTGCGCCACTACGCGAAGGTGACCGGGCGCCCGGCGGACATGGCAACGGCACGCGAAGCCCTCGGCGACCTGCTCCGGCACGCGGTGCGCGTGGTTACCGTTGCAGACGTGGACGCGGCCGTGTGTACAACGCTCCGGCTCGCCGCGGGTACGCTCCAGTCGAAGGCCCGCACCTGGGCCGTGAGTCACCCGCGTATGGTCGCGATCTATTTGGCCCGCAAGCACACGGCAGCGACCTACGGCGAAGTGAGCAAGCACTTCGGTGCCAAGACGCACAGCACCGCGGTGGCGGCAGAGAAGAAAGTGCGGGAATGGGTGGAGAAGAACGCGAGCGTGGCGATCGGTGACCGCGAGTGGCCGGTGAAAGAGCTGATCGATCGTATCGAGCGCGAACTGCAACGGTAG
- a CDS encoding AAA family ATPase — protein MVNRLPVRNEYGYQWMITGPNKYQVCGRTADILPAGAYTVFLDNCGHPNYQGRDVQADELIHFPDSLPAQVQNEIKKFWTLGDRFARYGYLHRRGYLLYGKQGCGKSSLVNQIISDVVADGHLAFYCQYPGHFIHCMQKFREVEPTRPIVCVFEDIDAIIEQYGDSDLLQWLDGNHQVDKAVNLATTNYPEKLDRRIISRPRRFDRILRIDAPDARMREAYLARKLPELTATELARWVELTNDLPFAALAEVVISVCCMGNELEEAAKLLRSIDAHNPSSTEFANTPPQDGTNEEADEYEDQPA, from the coding sequence ATGGTGAACCGTCTCCCGGTCCGCAACGAGTACGGCTACCAGTGGATGATTACCGGGCCGAACAAGTACCAGGTGTGCGGGCGCACGGCCGACATACTCCCCGCCGGCGCGTACACCGTGTTCCTCGATAATTGCGGGCACCCGAATTACCAGGGCCGCGACGTCCAGGCGGACGAACTGATTCACTTCCCGGACAGCCTCCCGGCCCAGGTGCAGAACGAGATCAAGAAGTTCTGGACGTTGGGCGACCGGTTCGCGCGCTACGGGTACCTGCACCGGCGCGGGTACCTCCTCTACGGCAAACAGGGGTGCGGGAAGTCGTCGCTGGTCAACCAGATCATCTCCGACGTGGTCGCCGACGGGCACCTCGCGTTTTACTGCCAGTATCCCGGCCACTTCATCCACTGCATGCAGAAGTTCCGCGAAGTGGAACCGACCCGGCCCATCGTGTGCGTGTTCGAGGACATCGACGCCATCATCGAGCAGTACGGCGATTCGGACTTGCTCCAGTGGCTCGACGGCAACCACCAGGTCGACAAGGCCGTGAACCTCGCGACGACCAACTACCCGGAGAAACTCGACCGGCGCATCATCTCGCGCCCCCGGCGCTTCGACCGCATCCTGCGCATCGACGCCCCGGACGCCCGGATGCGCGAGGCGTACCTCGCCCGCAAGTTGCCGGAACTCACCGCGACCGAACTCGCGCGCTGGGTCGAACTCACGAACGACCTGCCGTTCGCGGCGCTCGCGGAAGTGGTCATCAGCGTGTGCTGCATGGGAAACGAACTGGAAGAGGCCGCGAAGCTGCTCCGGTCGATCGATGCGCACAACCCGTCGAGCACCGAGTTCGCGAACACCCCGCCGCAAGACGGGACGAACGAGGAAGCCGACGAGTACGAAGATCAGCCGGCGTGA